One segment of Rhodanobacter thiooxydans DNA contains the following:
- a CDS encoding ABC transporter ATP-binding protein, which produces MLTIRDLSKTYANGVRALRGVSLDIPNGMFGLLGPNGAGKSSLMRTIATLQGPDEGTIRLGGMDLLADKQATRRLLGYLPQEFGVYPKVSAEALLEHFAVLKGVVAKGERRELVESLLRQVNLWDVRKRKLGTYSGGMRQRFGIAQALIGDPRLVIVDEPTAGLDPEERNRFLNLLAEIGERVVVILSTHIVEDVTDLCSRMAIIGQGQVLLSGEPAEAIRSLDGRVWRRTIDKAELDGYRARMNILSTRLAGGRTLLHVLADALPEEGFEAVAPDLEDVYFGRLRAQATVQAA; this is translated from the coding sequence ATGCTGACCATTCGCGACCTGTCGAAGACCTACGCCAACGGCGTGCGGGCGCTGCGCGGCGTGTCGCTGGACATCCCCAACGGCATGTTCGGCCTGCTCGGCCCGAACGGCGCCGGCAAGTCCTCGCTGATGCGTACCATCGCCACGCTGCAGGGCCCGGACGAAGGCACGATCCGGCTGGGCGGGATGGACCTGCTGGCCGACAAGCAGGCCACCCGCCGCCTGCTCGGCTACTTGCCGCAGGAATTCGGCGTCTACCCGAAGGTGTCGGCCGAGGCCCTGCTGGAACACTTTGCCGTGCTCAAGGGCGTCGTCGCCAAGGGCGAGCGGCGCGAGCTGGTGGAATCGCTGCTGCGCCAGGTGAACCTGTGGGACGTGCGCAAGCGCAAGCTGGGCACCTACTCCGGCGGCATGCGCCAGCGCTTCGGCATCGCCCAGGCGCTGATCGGCGACCCGCGGCTGGTGATCGTGGACGAACCCACCGCCGGGCTCGACCCGGAGGAACGCAACCGCTTCCTCAACCTGCTGGCCGAGATCGGCGAGCGGGTGGTGGTGATCCTGTCCACCCACATCGTGGAGGACGTCACCGACCTGTGCTCGCGCATGGCGATCATCGGCCAGGGCCAGGTGCTGCTCAGCGGCGAGCCGGCCGAGGCGATCCGCTCGCTGGATGGCCGGGTATGGCGACGCACGATCGACAAGGCCGAACTGGACGGCTACCGCGCCCGCATGAACATCCTGTCCACCCGCCTCGCCGGCGGCCGCACCCTGCTGCACGTGCTGGCCGACGCGTTGCCGGAAGAAGGCTTCGAAGCCGTCGCGCCCGACCTGGAGGACGTCTACTTCGGCCGCCTGCGCGCGCAGGCCACGGTGCAAGCCGCCTGA
- the aceF gene encoding dihydrolipoyllysine-residue acetyltransferase encodes MADLKEARVPDIGHADVPVIEVLVKAGDRVEKEQSLITLESDKATMEVPSPFAGTVKEMKLKVGDEVSEGAVIAVIEADGAAAEAVATRPAAAPAPAPVPAASAPAPASAAAKPAPSAGQGAQPGHAPEGDVSPQARPPMDASIVMPGDAPYASPAIRAFARELGVDIQQVKGSGRGGRIQREDVSAYVKHALASGARPVAGASASVGGLNLLPWPKVDFAKFGEIEEKPLSRIQKISGANLARNWAMIPHVTQHEDADITEMEAFRKKLGEENKDLKVSPLVFQIKAVVAALKQFPQFNASLDESGEKLILKKYFHIGIAVDTPDGLVVPVIRDCDKKGLLDLARDLAEISKKARDKKLGPAEMSGGCFSISSLGGIGGTYFTPIVNAPEVAILGVSKSVIKPVWNGKEFAPRLILPLSLSYDHRVIDGALAARFASFLANQLGDIRRLLL; translated from the coding sequence ATGGCCGACCTCAAAGAAGCCCGCGTTCCCGATATCGGCCACGCGGACGTTCCCGTCATCGAAGTGCTGGTCAAGGCCGGCGACCGGGTGGAGAAGGAACAGAGCCTGATCACGCTGGAATCGGACAAGGCGACGATGGAAGTGCCTTCGCCGTTCGCCGGCACGGTGAAGGAAATGAAGCTGAAGGTGGGCGACGAGGTGTCCGAGGGCGCGGTGATCGCGGTCATCGAGGCCGATGGCGCAGCCGCCGAAGCGGTCGCCACCAGGCCCGCCGCAGCTCCGGCCCCAGCTCCGGTCCCAGCAGCTTCCGCACCGGCACCGGCATCCGCCGCAGCCAAGCCCGCGCCGAGCGCCGGCCAAGGCGCGCAGCCGGGCCACGCGCCCGAGGGCGACGTGTCGCCGCAGGCGCGCCCGCCGATGGATGCCAGCATCGTGATGCCCGGCGACGCGCCGTACGCCAGCCCGGCGATCCGCGCCTTCGCGCGCGAGCTCGGCGTGGACATCCAGCAGGTGAAGGGCAGCGGCCGCGGCGGCCGCATCCAGCGCGAGGACGTCAGCGCCTACGTCAAGCACGCGCTCGCTTCCGGCGCGCGTCCGGTGGCTGGCGCCAGCGCCTCGGTGGGCGGCCTGAACCTGCTGCCGTGGCCGAAGGTCGACTTCGCCAAGTTCGGCGAGATCGAGGAGAAACCGCTGTCGCGCATCCAGAAGATCTCCGGCGCGAACCTGGCGCGCAACTGGGCGATGATCCCGCACGTCACCCAGCACGAGGACGCCGACATCACCGAGATGGAGGCGTTCCGCAAGAAGCTCGGCGAGGAAAACAAGGACCTGAAAGTTTCGCCGCTGGTGTTCCAGATCAAGGCCGTGGTCGCCGCGCTGAAGCAGTTCCCGCAGTTCAACGCCTCGCTGGACGAGTCGGGCGAGAAGCTGATTCTGAAGAAGTACTTCCACATCGGCATCGCGGTGGATACGCCCGACGGCCTGGTGGTGCCGGTGATCCGCGATTGCGACAAGAAGGGCCTGCTCGACCTGGCCCGCGACCTGGCCGAGATCTCCAAGAAGGCGCGCGACAAGAAGCTCGGCCCGGCGGAGATGTCCGGCGGCTGCTTCTCGATCAGCTCGCTCGGCGGCATCGGCGGCACCTACTTCACGCCGATCGTCAACGCACCGGAAGTGGCCATCCTGGGCGTCTCCAAGTCGGTGATCAAGCCGGTGTGGAACGGCAAGGAATTCGCGCCGCGGCTGATCCTGCCGCTGTCGCTGTCGTACGACCACCGGGTGATCGACGGCGCGCTCGCCGCGCGCTTCGCCAGCTTCCTCGCCAACCAGCTCGGCGACATCCGCCGGCTGCTGCTCTGA
- the lpdA gene encoding dihydrolipoyl dehydrogenase, producing the protein MANTIEIKVPDIGGHDNVPVIEVLVKVGDTVAKEQGLVTLESDKATMEIPSSAAGVIRELKLKVGDEVSEGAVIAVLEVTGEAAAAPAEAAEPEAPKAAVPTTAAVPAATPPQPSPASRGGSDVAPQAAAGTGRKADIECKLVVLGSGPGGYSAAFRAADLGVDTVLVERYASLGGVCLNVGCIPSKALLHAAAVIDEAAAMGAHGVTFGAPKIDIDKLRSFKSKVVGQLTGGLAGMAKARKVRTVEGSGAFVSPHEMEVQTAEGTKLIRFEHAIIAAGSQSVKLPAFPWDDERVVDSTGALELKDVPKNLLVVGGGIIGLEMATVYSALGSAVTVVEFMDQLIPGADADLIKPLAKRLGGKLKGVHLKTKVVSAKATKKGIEVGYEGDSIPETTLFDRVLVAVGRSPNGGKIGADKAGVAVTERGFINVDTQMRTNVPHIYAIGDLVGQPMLAHKATHEAHVAAQAVAGQKSHFDARVIPSVAYTDPEIAWVGVTEREAKEKGLKVGVGKFPWAASGRAIGIDRTEGFTKLIFDEDTHRIVGAGIVGVHAGDLISELALAIEMGGEAADIALTIHPHPTLGESVGMAAEVYEGTITDLYLPKKK; encoded by the coding sequence ATGGCGAACACGATCGAGATCAAGGTTCCCGACATCGGCGGCCACGACAACGTGCCGGTGATCGAGGTGCTGGTGAAAGTCGGCGATACGGTGGCGAAGGAACAGGGCCTGGTCACGCTGGAGTCGGACAAGGCAACCATGGAGATTCCCTCCAGCGCCGCCGGCGTGATCAGGGAGTTGAAGCTGAAGGTCGGCGACGAAGTTTCCGAGGGGGCGGTGATTGCGGTGCTGGAGGTTACTGGTGAGGCTGCTGCGGCACCGGCGGAAGCCGCGGAGCCGGAAGCGCCCAAGGCCGCTGTACCGACGACGGCCGCCGTTCCGGCGGCCACCCCTCCCCAACCCTCCCCTGCCAGCAGGGGAGGGAGTGACGTGGCACCGCAGGCGGCGGCCGGCACCGGCCGCAAGGCCGACATCGAATGCAAGCTGGTCGTGCTCGGCTCCGGCCCCGGCGGCTACAGCGCCGCGTTCCGCGCCGCCGACCTCGGCGTCGACACCGTGCTGGTGGAGCGCTATGCCAGCCTCGGCGGCGTCTGCCTCAACGTGGGCTGCATCCCATCCAAGGCGCTGCTGCATGCCGCCGCAGTGATCGACGAGGCTGCGGCGATGGGCGCGCACGGCGTCACGTTCGGCGCACCGAAAATCGACATCGACAAGCTGCGCAGCTTCAAGAGCAAGGTGGTCGGCCAGCTCACCGGCGGCCTTGCCGGCATGGCCAAGGCGCGCAAGGTGCGCACGGTCGAAGGCAGTGGTGCGTTCGTGTCGCCGCACGAAATGGAAGTCCAGACGGCCGAAGGTACGAAGCTGATCCGCTTCGAGCACGCGATCATCGCCGCCGGTTCGCAGTCGGTGAAGCTGCCGGCGTTCCCGTGGGACGACGAGCGCGTGGTGGACTCCACCGGCGCGCTGGAACTGAAGGATGTGCCGAAGAACCTGCTGGTCGTCGGCGGCGGCATCATCGGCCTGGAGATGGCCACGGTGTATTCGGCGCTGGGCAGCGCGGTGACCGTGGTGGAATTCATGGACCAGCTGATTCCGGGCGCGGACGCCGACCTGATCAAGCCGCTGGCCAAGCGCCTGGGCGGCAAGCTCAAGGGCGTGCACCTGAAGACCAAGGTGGTCAGCGCCAAGGCCACCAAGAAGGGTATCGAGGTCGGCTATGAAGGCGACAGCATCCCCGAGACCACGCTGTTCGACCGCGTGCTGGTTGCGGTGGGCCGCTCGCCGAACGGCGGCAAGATCGGCGCGGACAAGGCCGGCGTGGCGGTGACCGAGCGCGGCTTCATCAACGTCGACACGCAGATGCGCACCAACGTGCCGCACATCTACGCCATCGGCGACCTGGTCGGCCAGCCCATGCTGGCGCACAAGGCCACCCACGAGGCGCATGTCGCGGCGCAGGCAGTGGCCGGACAGAAGAGCCACTTCGACGCGCGTGTGATCCCGTCTGTCGCCTACACCGATCCGGAAATCGCCTGGGTCGGCGTGACCGAGCGCGAGGCGAAGGAGAAGGGCCTGAAGGTCGGCGTGGGCAAGTTCCCGTGGGCGGCGTCGGGTCGCGCGATCGGTATCGACCGCACCGAGGGTTTCACCAAGCTGATCTTCGACGAGGACACCCACCGCATCGTCGGCGCCGGCATCGTCGGCGTGCACGCCGGCGACCTGATCTCCGAACTGGCGTTGGCGATCGAGATGGGCGGCGAGGCGGCCGACATCGCGCTCACCATTCATCCGCATCCGACCCTGGGCGAGTCGGTCGGCATGGCGGCGGAAGTCTACGAAGGCACCATCACCGACCTGTACCTGCCGAAGAAGAAGTGA
- a CDS encoding dihydrofolate reductase family protein, which produces MSKLRVASFALSIDGYGAGPDQDLQHPLGLGGPALMEWIFHTRAWSKMHGGDEGEKGVDNGMVEQGFAGIGAWILGRNMFGPVRGPWPDDGWKGWWGDEPPYHTPVFVLTHHPRAPLRMAGGTEFRFVTEGIHAVLEQATAAAGGRDVRLGGGVSTIRQYLRAGLVDELHLAMRPVLLGSGEHLLNGLDLPALGYECTGHVAGERATHVFLSRRA; this is translated from the coding sequence ATGTCGAAACTTCGCGTCGCGAGCTTTGCCCTTTCCATCGATGGCTATGGCGCCGGACCGGACCAGGATCTCCAGCATCCGCTCGGCCTCGGCGGCCCCGCGCTGATGGAGTGGATCTTCCACACCCGCGCATGGTCGAAGATGCACGGCGGCGACGAGGGTGAGAAGGGCGTCGACAACGGCATGGTGGAGCAGGGCTTCGCCGGCATCGGCGCCTGGATTCTCGGGCGCAACATGTTCGGACCGGTCCGCGGTCCGTGGCCGGACGACGGCTGGAAGGGCTGGTGGGGCGACGAGCCGCCGTACCACACCCCCGTCTTCGTGCTGACGCACCATCCGCGCGCACCGCTCAGGATGGCGGGAGGCACCGAGTTCCGCTTCGTCACCGAAGGTATCCACGCCGTGCTGGAGCAGGCGACCGCTGCCGCGGGTGGCCGCGATGTCCGCCTGGGCGGCGGCGTATCCACCATCCGGCAGTATCTGCGCGCGGGCCTGGTCGACGAACTGCATCTCGCCATGCGGCCGGTCCTGCTCGGCTCCGGGGAACATCTGCTGAACGGCCTCGATCTGCCTGCTCTCGGCTACGAATGCACGGGACACGTCGCGGGCGAACGTGCCACCCATGTGTTCCTGAGCAGGCGGGCGTGA
- the dapB gene encoding 4-hydroxy-tetrahydrodipicolinate reductase has product MPLKVCLAGATGWAGSELARGIAAADDLALVAAVSRRQAGRSLGEVLGEPELAAPVFASAAEALARPCDVFVEYTHPGSAKANVLAALGHGAHVVIGTSGLTDADYAEIDARARERQRGVLACGNFALTAVLLIKFAEMAAKLIPQWELIDYASAGKPDAPSGTVRELATRMGKVRQPQLEVPLEETRGLRETRGGTLAGSQVHALRLPGFVIGAEAIFGMPDQTLTIRHNAGSSAKPYVDGALLAIRKVSGLVGLHRGLDAVLEL; this is encoded by the coding sequence ATGCCATTGAAAGTATGTCTCGCCGGTGCCACCGGTTGGGCCGGGTCCGAACTGGCGCGAGGGATTGCCGCGGCCGACGACCTCGCGCTGGTCGCCGCGGTCTCGCGCCGGCAGGCAGGGCGGTCACTGGGCGAAGTGCTGGGCGAACCGGAGCTTGCCGCGCCGGTCTTTGCCAGCGCCGCCGAGGCGCTGGCACGGCCCTGCGACGTGTTCGTCGAGTACACCCATCCGGGCAGCGCCAAGGCGAACGTCCTCGCTGCGCTGGGACACGGCGCGCATGTGGTGATCGGCACCTCGGGCCTCACCGATGCGGATTACGCCGAGATCGATGCGCGGGCACGCGAGCGGCAGCGTGGCGTGCTGGCTTGCGGCAACTTCGCGCTCACCGCGGTGCTGCTGATCAAGTTCGCCGAGATGGCGGCCAAGCTGATCCCGCAGTGGGAGCTGATCGACTACGCCAGCGCGGGCAAGCCGGATGCGCCCAGCGGCACCGTGCGCGAACTGGCCACGCGCATGGGCAAGGTGCGCCAGCCGCAGCTGGAGGTGCCGCTGGAGGAAACCCGCGGCCTGCGCGAGACGCGCGGCGGCACGCTGGCCGGCAGCCAGGTGCACGCGCTGCGCCTGCCGGGTTTCGTGATCGGCGCCGAGGCGATCTTCGGCATGCCCGACCAGACGCTGACGATCCGCCACAATGCCGGCAGCAGTGCGAAGCCCTATGTGGATGGTGCGTTGCTGGCGATCCGCAAGGTGTCGGGCCTGGTCGGCCTGCACCGCGGGCTGGATGCGGTGCTGGAGCTGTAG
- a CDS encoding RNA polymerase sigma factor: MDDIRSSPDRELVDAVLANRPGAFERLVREYQGLCWHIIQRMVRNPEDARELCQDTFLRVHQCLHQYRYESALKSWIGRVAYTIALRHLQHKRIPLIDNGSDDDYALVENVGDDFDLEAACADEETARHLHAAIEQLPPLQRTLLTLYYLEETGIPEIARITGLASGTIKSHLFRSRLRLRGALEARTGVAA; this comes from the coding sequence ATGGATGACATCCGCAGCAGCCCCGACCGCGAACTGGTCGACGCCGTGCTGGCCAACCGGCCGGGCGCGTTCGAACGGCTCGTGCGCGAGTACCAGGGACTCTGCTGGCACATCATCCAGCGCATGGTGCGCAACCCCGAGGACGCACGCGAGCTGTGCCAGGACACCTTCCTGCGCGTGCACCAATGCCTGCACCAGTACCGTTACGAGAGCGCGCTGAAATCGTGGATCGGCCGCGTGGCCTACACCATCGCCTTGCGCCACCTGCAGCACAAGCGCATCCCGCTCATCGACAACGGTAGTGACGATGACTACGCCCTGGTGGAAAACGTCGGCGACGACTTCGACCTGGAAGCCGCCTGCGCCGACGAGGAAACCGCGCGGCACCTGCACGCGGCGATCGAGCAGCTGCCACCGTTGCAACGCACGCTGCTGACCCTGTACTACCTCGAAGAAACCGGCATCCCGGAGATCGCGCGAATCACCGGACTGGCCAGCGGCACCATCAAGAGCCACTTGTTCCGCTCACGCCTGCGCCTGCGCGGCGCGCTCGAAGCGCGGACCGGAGTTGCAGCATGA
- a CDS encoding DUF6249 domain-containing protein — protein MNFGELIPISLFVCIAYSIKVCVDAMVRRHMVNAGGSEELVNSLLRDEEQRRRHSSLRWGIVLVALAAGFGLIQWYGWQEVTPGMIAVLAGATGLGNLAFFAISRRIG, from the coding sequence ATGAATTTCGGCGAATTGATCCCGATCAGCCTGTTTGTCTGCATCGCCTATTCGATCAAGGTCTGCGTCGACGCCATGGTGCGCCGGCACATGGTCAACGCGGGCGGCTCGGAGGAGCTGGTGAACTCGCTGCTGCGCGACGAGGAGCAGCGCCGGCGCCATTCCTCGCTGCGCTGGGGCATCGTGCTGGTGGCGCTGGCGGCCGGTTTCGGGCTGATCCAGTGGTACGGCTGGCAGGAAGTCACCCCGGGCATGATCGCCGTGCTGGCCGGCGCGACGGGCCTGGGCAACCTGGCGTTCTTCGCGATCTCGCGGCGGATCGGCTAG
- a CDS encoding trimeric intracellular cation channel family protein: MNEQLLFNLVDLAGTFAFAISGATAARRCNLDLFGILAVAYITACGGGIARDLCIGAVPPAGLSDWRYLFTAMVAALLTIVAYRWVERLTYPVRLFDAMGLGLFAVYGAHKALLFGHNAEVAILLGMITAIGGGVARDVLLARVSVVLQKEIYALAALAGAALAVVGEHLHWPVLWATWLPILLCFALRVLSLYLHWNLPRFGLGRADS; encoded by the coding sequence ATGAACGAACAACTGCTGTTCAACCTGGTGGACCTGGCTGGCACGTTCGCGTTCGCGATCAGCGGCGCGACCGCGGCACGGCGCTGCAATCTCGACCTGTTCGGTATCCTGGCGGTCGCCTACATCACCGCCTGCGGCGGCGGCATCGCGCGCGACCTGTGCATCGGCGCGGTCCCGCCGGCGGGCCTCTCCGACTGGCGTTACCTGTTCACCGCGATGGTCGCCGCTTTGCTCACGATCGTGGCGTACCGGTGGGTGGAGCGGCTGACCTACCCGGTGCGTCTGTTCGACGCGATGGGGCTGGGCCTGTTTGCGGTGTACGGTGCGCACAAGGCGCTGCTGTTCGGCCACAACGCTGAAGTGGCGATCCTGCTCGGCATGATCACCGCGATCGGCGGCGGCGTGGCGCGCGACGTGTTGCTGGCGCGCGTGTCGGTGGTGCTGCAGAAGGAGATCTACGCCCTGGCCGCACTGGCCGGTGCCGCGCTGGCGGTGGTCGGCGAACACCTGCACTGGCCCGTGCTGTGGGCGACCTGGTTGCCGATCCTGCTGTGCTTCGCGTTGCGCGTCCTGTCGCTGTACCTCCACTGGAACCTGCCGCGCTTCGGCCTCGGCCGCGCCGACAGCTGA
- the dinB gene encoding DNA polymerase IV — MDAFYASVEQRDDPSLRGKPVAVAWRGARSVVCAASYEARVFGVRSAMPAIRAERLCPQLIFVPPDFLRYKAVSRQIREIFARHTELIEPLSLDEAYLDVTHTLSGLPSATAVAEAIRAAIREETQLTASAGVAPNKFLAKIASDFRKPDGLFVVRPLQVEAFLTPLPVGRLPGVGKVMEAKLAVLGIGTVGELRAFAQAELEQRFGRWGRRLHELAHGIDEHPVQPERPTLQISAEDTFEHDLLLEELEPHIRRLADKAWAGYQHEHARVARTVVLKLKTADFHTLTRSLTPVLRPQSASELADIACALRERIERPADSRYRLVGVGLAGFVDRDSYQAQADLFGAG; from the coding sequence ATGGACGCGTTCTACGCGTCGGTGGAGCAACGCGACGACCCGTCGCTGCGCGGCAAGCCGGTGGCGGTGGCCTGGCGCGGCGCACGTTCGGTGGTGTGCGCGGCCAGCTACGAGGCGCGCGTGTTCGGCGTGCGCTCGGCGATGCCGGCGATCCGTGCCGAGCGGCTATGTCCGCAGCTGATCTTCGTGCCGCCGGATTTCCTGCGCTACAAGGCGGTGTCACGGCAGATCCGCGAAATCTTCGCGCGGCACACCGAGCTGATCGAGCCGCTGTCGCTGGACGAGGCCTACCTCGACGTCACCCACACGCTGAGCGGCCTGCCCTCGGCCACCGCTGTCGCCGAGGCGATCCGCGCGGCGATCCGCGAGGAAACGCAGCTGACCGCATCGGCCGGCGTGGCGCCGAACAAGTTCCTGGCCAAGATCGCCTCGGATTTCCGCAAGCCCGACGGCCTGTTCGTGGTGCGCCCGCTGCAGGTCGAGGCGTTCCTCACCCCGCTGCCGGTCGGCCGCCTGCCCGGCGTGGGCAAGGTGATGGAAGCGAAACTGGCGGTGCTCGGCATCGGCACCGTGGGCGAACTGCGCGCATTCGCACAGGCGGAACTGGAGCAGCGTTTCGGTCGTTGGGGCCGGCGCCTGCACGAACTGGCACACGGCATCGACGAGCACCCGGTGCAGCCGGAGCGCCCCACCCTGCAGATCTCCGCCGAAGACACCTTCGAGCACGACCTGCTGCTGGAGGAGCTCGAACCACACATCCGCCGGCTCGCCGACAAGGCGTGGGCCGGCTATCAGCACGAACATGCCCGCGTCGCGCGCACCGTGGTGCTGAAACTGAAGACCGCGGACTTCCATACCCTCACCCGCAGCCTCACGCCGGTACTGCGCCCGCAATCCGCCAGCGAGCTGGCCGACATCGCCTGCGCGTTGCGCGAACGAATCGAACGCCCCGCCGACAGCCGCTACCGCCTGGTCGGCGTGGGCCTGGCCGGATTCGTCGACCGCGACAGCTACCAGGCGCAGGCAGACCTGTTCGGCGCGGGCTGA
- a CDS encoding UPF0104 family protein encodes MADPHAPAGSPVRWLRLLSWSSSLAAFALALWLLHRYVTHLSWHDVAAAWSQLPGWRIACSAGAALLSLTMLAMFDVLAARTVVGDRIPAKLAAFAGAVTQGISNTLGFHAITGTALRYRIYATAGLGAGDIARIVALAGFGVGLGFAVVITGALCWQPAITQGWGRWPGVALLLLLAALLAWLARPRVLALGRLTLALPSARIAAAQMLVGGVEMLAALGALYVLLPAASAPPFVDFLPIYVAAVLAGIVSHAPGGLGVFETIMLASFPPEARADLLAAILCYRLTYTALPFVLASAALAVFEWRGRRRR; translated from the coding sequence ATGGCGGACCCGCACGCTCCCGCCGGTTCGCCCGTACGCTGGCTGCGCCTGCTGTCGTGGTCGAGTTCGCTGGCGGCGTTTGCCCTGGCGCTGTGGCTGCTGCATCGCTACGTCACCCACCTCAGCTGGCACGACGTGGCAGCGGCCTGGTCGCAGTTGCCGGGTTGGCGCATCGCGTGTTCGGCCGGGGCGGCGCTGCTCAGCCTGACGATGCTGGCGATGTTCGACGTGCTGGCCGCGCGCACCGTGGTGGGCGACCGCATCCCGGCGAAGCTGGCCGCGTTCGCCGGCGCGGTCACCCAGGGCATCTCGAACACGCTGGGTTTCCACGCGATCACCGGCACCGCGCTGCGCTACCGCATCTACGCCACCGCCGGGCTGGGTGCCGGCGACATCGCGCGCATCGTGGCGCTGGCCGGGTTCGGTGTGGGGCTGGGTTTCGCGGTGGTGATCACCGGCGCGCTGTGCTGGCAACCCGCGATCACGCAGGGCTGGGGCCGCTGGCCGGGCGTGGCGCTACTGCTGTTGCTGGCCGCGCTGCTCGCCTGGCTGGCACGCCCGCGCGTGCTCGCGCTGGGGCGATTGACGCTGGCGCTGCCCAGCGCACGCATCGCCGCCGCGCAGATGCTGGTCGGCGGCGTGGAGATGCTGGCCGCGCTCGGCGCGCTGTATGTGCTGCTGCCGGCGGCGAGCGCGCCGCCGTTCGTGGATTTCCTGCCGATCTACGTGGCCGCCGTGCTGGCCGGCATCGTCAGCCATGCGCCGGGCGGGCTGGGCGTGTTCGAGACGATCATGCTGGCGTCGTTTCCGCCCGAGGCGCGCGCCGACCTGCTCGCCGCGATCCTGTGCTACCGGCTGACTTACACCGCACTGCCGTTCGTGCTGGCCAGCGCCGCGCTGGCGGTGTTCGAGTGGCGCGGGCGTCGACGTCGCTGA
- a CDS encoding ATP-grasp domain-containing protein has product MSTHAVPRRLAVATSADHPSIQPDDAHLAATLQRLDIQPVVCVWNDPAVDWSAFDAVLIRTIWDYFKHHAAFLHWLDRLDALGVPTINDSALLRWNSDKRYLLELAQHGVAIIPTRLASAAALPGVLAAMAGQPVVIKPSVSGSAWHTLRGTAGDAAFADAVAQLPRGHDYLVQPFVPEIVSDGEWSLLYFAGTFSHAVIKRPAAGDYRVQGEYGGSAEPAQPDAAILAAANRALAAVAAIGHGDHAYVRVDGVVSGGRFLVMELELIEPFLHLAAHPAAAERLARDVAARLSSAALAEAR; this is encoded by the coding sequence ATGTCCACGCACGCTGTTCCTCGCCGGCTCGCCGTCGCCACCTCCGCCGACCATCCCTCGATCCAGCCTGACGACGCACACCTGGCCGCTACGCTGCAGCGGCTGGATATCCAGCCGGTGGTCTGCGTGTGGAACGACCCGGCGGTGGACTGGTCGGCATTCGACGCGGTGCTGATCCGCACCATCTGGGACTACTTCAAGCACCACGCGGCGTTCCTGCATTGGCTGGACCGGCTCGATGCGCTGGGCGTCCCCACCATCAACGACAGCGCGCTGTTGCGCTGGAACAGCGACAAGCGCTACCTGCTCGAACTCGCGCAGCATGGCGTGGCGATCATCCCCACCCGGCTGGCCAGTGCCGCCGCGCTGCCCGGCGTGCTGGCGGCGATGGCGGGGCAGCCGGTGGTGATCAAGCCCAGCGTCAGCGGCAGCGCGTGGCACACGCTGCGCGGCACGGCCGGCGACGCGGCGTTCGCCGATGCCGTGGCGCAACTGCCGCGCGGCCACGACTACCTGGTACAGCCGTTCGTGCCGGAGATCGTCAGCGACGGCGAATGGTCGCTGCTGTATTTCGCCGGTACGTTCAGCCATGCGGTGATCAAGCGCCCGGCCGCCGGCGACTACCGCGTGCAGGGCGAGTACGGCGGCAGCGCCGAGCCGGCGCAACCCGATGCCGCGATCCTGGCCGCGGCCAACCGCGCACTGGCGGCGGTGGCCGCGATCGGCCATGGCGACCACGCCTACGTGCGCGTCGACGGCGTGGTCAGCGGCGGGCGTTTCCTGGTGATGGAGCTGGAGCTGATCGAACCGTTCCTGCACCTGGCCGCACACCCGGCCGCCGCCGAGCGACTGGCACGGGACGTGGCCGCCCGGCTGTCGTCGGCCGCGCTGGCGGAAGCGCGCTGA